One Ammoniphilus sp. CFH 90114 genomic window carries:
- a CDS encoding Glu/Leu/Phe/Val dehydrogenase has product MAEKEVAEKENLNVLVSTQKVINEALSKLGYPDPVYELLKEPMRILTVRIPVRMDDGSVKVFTGYRAQHNDAVGPTKGGVRFHPEVTEDEVKALSIWMSLKCGIVDLPYGGGKGGIICDPREMSFRELERLSRGYVRAISQIVGPSKDIPAPDVFTNSQIMAWMMDEYSRIREFDSPGFITGKPLVLGGSHGRETATAKGVTICIEEAAKRRGIELMGARVVVQGFGNAGSFLAKFMHDKGAKIIGISDAYGGLHDEEGLDIDYLLDRRDSFGTVTKLFKDTITNKQLLELDCDILVPAAIENQITADNAHNIKAKIVVEAANGPTTLEGTRILTERGILLVPDVLASAGGVTVSYFEWVQNNQGYYWTEEEVEVKLRDVMVRAFENVYNTSQVRRVNMRLAAYMVGCRKMAEASRFRGWV; this is encoded by the coding sequence ATGGCAGAAAAAGAAGTGGCTGAGAAGGAAAATTTGAACGTCCTTGTATCCACTCAAAAAGTCATTAATGAGGCTCTTTCTAAACTTGGCTATCCAGATCCTGTTTACGAACTACTGAAAGAACCAATGAGGATTCTTACTGTGCGTATTCCGGTAAGAATGGATGACGGTTCTGTAAAAGTATTTACGGGATATCGTGCTCAGCACAATGATGCTGTAGGACCGACTAAGGGAGGAGTCCGCTTTCATCCGGAAGTGACGGAAGATGAAGTGAAAGCGTTATCTATCTGGATGAGTCTGAAATGCGGTATTGTTGATCTTCCGTACGGAGGAGGTAAAGGCGGAATCATATGTGATCCAAGAGAAATGTCATTCCGTGAGCTTGAACGATTGAGTCGTGGCTATGTTCGTGCGATTAGCCAGATCGTTGGACCTTCTAAGGATATTCCTGCACCAGACGTGTTCACTAACTCCCAAATTATGGCTTGGATGATGGATGAATATAGCCGTATTCGAGAGTTCGATTCTCCTGGATTTATTACAGGGAAACCATTAGTGCTTGGGGGATCTCATGGAAGAGAGACCGCAACAGCAAAGGGTGTAACCATCTGCATTGAAGAAGCTGCGAAGCGTCGCGGTATTGAACTTATGGGAGCTCGAGTAGTCGTTCAAGGGTTTGGTAATGCGGGAAGCTTCTTGGCTAAGTTTATGCATGATAAAGGAGCAAAGATAATAGGAATATCTGACGCATACGGCGGACTCCATGATGAAGAAGGATTAGATATTGACTATCTTCTAGATCGAAGAGATTCATTTGGTACCGTAACGAAGTTATTTAAAGACACCATTACGAATAAGCAGTTGCTCGAGCTTGATTGTGATATTTTAGTTCCTGCTGCCATTGAGAATCAGATCACCGCGGATAATGCTCACAACATTAAAGCCAAGATCGTCGTGGAGGCAGCAAACGGACCTACAACTTTAGAGGGAACGCGTATTCTTACCGAGCGTGGAATTCTACTTGTACCCGACGTACTGGCCAGTGCAGGGGGAGTAACCGTTTCTTATTTTGAGTGGGTACAGAATAATCAAGGCTATTACTGGACCGAAGAAGAAGTAGAAGTAAAGTTAAGAGATGTCATGGTCCGTGCATTTGAGAATGTTTATAACACCTCACAAGTGCGTCGTGTAAATATGAGATTAGCAGCCTACATGGTTGGTTGCCGGAAGATGGCTGAAGCTTCCCGTTTCCGTGGTTGGGTATAA
- a CDS encoding asparaginase: MSKIIIINTGGTIAMAVDQESDAVKPQGNQPLHHVTPHLEKFGEIVMEDFLNLPSPHMTPELMFSLSQRIQHHISDDSVAGIVITHGTDTLEETAYLLDLVISSTKPVVVTGAMRSSNELGADGPINLVHSVRVAALPDSAERGVLVVFNDEIHAARYVTKTHTSNVATFQSPQHGPIGLISKKSIQYMEAQLPRKHMDIQKISVNIPLIKVVTGMKVEWLSFLLESDIDGVVIEAFGAGNIPPSIVPIVRALCEQQKPVVLVSRCFNGYVQDLYGYDGGGHQLGQMGVIFSNGLNGQKARIKLMVACETTRDLNKLREIFD, from the coding sequence ATGAGCAAGATCATTATTATTAATACAGGCGGCACCATTGCTATGGCTGTAGATCAAGAGAGTGACGCTGTTAAGCCACAGGGAAACCAGCCTCTGCACCACGTTACCCCTCATCTCGAGAAGTTCGGCGAGATTGTGATGGAGGATTTTCTTAATCTGCCTAGTCCCCATATGACTCCCGAATTAATGTTTAGTTTATCTCAGCGTATCCAACACCATATTTCGGACGATTCTGTGGCAGGAATTGTGATTACTCATGGTACGGATACCCTAGAAGAAACAGCTTATCTTCTGGACTTAGTTATTTCTTCTACAAAGCCTGTTGTCGTAACCGGAGCGATGAGAAGCAGTAACGAGTTAGGCGCTGACGGTCCCATTAATTTAGTTCATTCCGTACGTGTAGCAGCATTACCTGATAGTGCCGAGAGAGGGGTATTGGTTGTCTTTAACGACGAGATTCATGCTGCACGTTACGTTACGAAGACCCATACTAGTAATGTTGCAACTTTTCAATCACCTCAACACGGCCCTATTGGATTGATCTCCAAGAAATCGATTCAATATATGGAAGCGCAATTACCACGAAAACATATGGATATCCAAAAAATATCTGTTAACATTCCTTTAATCAAAGTTGTAACTGGTATGAAGGTGGAATGGCTATCTTTTTTATTAGAAAGCGATATTGATGGGGTTGTCATCGAAGCCTTCGGAGCAGGGAACATTCCTCCGAGCATCGTTCCCATTGTCCGTGCTTTGTGCGAGCAGCAAAAACCTGTTGTCCTAGTTTCCCGTTGCTTCAACGGCTATGTTCAAGATCTGTATGGATATGATGGTGGCGGACACCAACTGGGTCAGATGGGTGTCATCTTCTCCAATGGCTTGAATGGGCAAAAAGCTCGAATTAAACTCATGGTAGCGTGTGAAACGACACGTGATCTTAATAAACTAAGGGAGATTTTTGATTGA
- the prsW gene encoding glutamic-type intramembrane protease PrsW has translation MIATIGASIAPGIALLSYFYLKDRYQTEPLHIVIKTFIFGILLVFPVMVLQYGLQEEIEFGTLGKAFIIAGLIEEFFKWFIVYYTVYKHMDFDDPYDGIVYSVAVSLGFATLENFFYLYSFGIQEALMRALLPVSSHALFGVTMGYYLGRAKFEKSASAGKLLMFYSIMIPAVLHGLYDFILLSTKNHYLWIISPFMAILWLTSLRRIRKVQNKSKMAPF, from the coding sequence ATGATTGCAACAATTGGTGCTTCGATTGCGCCTGGTATCGCGTTGTTAAGTTATTTCTACTTAAAAGACCGTTACCAAACGGAACCGCTTCATATCGTTATCAAGACCTTTATTTTTGGGATTCTGCTCGTGTTCCCAGTGATGGTCTTACAGTATGGGTTACAGGAAGAGATTGAGTTTGGCACATTAGGTAAGGCTTTTATTATTGCTGGATTGATTGAAGAATTTTTTAAGTGGTTTATTGTATATTATACGGTCTATAAACACATGGACTTTGATGATCCATATGATGGTATCGTTTATTCAGTTGCTGTGTCACTTGGGTTTGCGACATTAGAGAATTTCTTTTATCTTTATTCCTTTGGGATTCAGGAAGCATTAATGCGGGCCTTGCTGCCGGTTTCGAGTCATGCCTTGTTTGGGGTTACTATGGGATATTATCTTGGGAGAGCTAAGTTTGAGAAGTCGGCAAGTGCAGGGAAACTTCTGATGTTTTATTCAATTATGATCCCTGCCGTCCTCCATGGATTGTATGATTTTATTTTGCTTTCCACGAAGAATCATTATCTATGGATTATTTCTCCCTTTATGGCTATACTGTGGCTGACTTCACTGCGTAGAATAAGAAAAGTACAGAATAAGTCTAAAATGGCCCCCTTCTGA
- the sleB gene encoding spore cortex-lytic enzyme, with amino-acid sequence MVQRFRLYILATISIVVALAFLFMNSWMLNGQETFSGRVLTRGSSGQDVVELQERLKYIGYLKDTTDGKFGWNTYWAVRKFQKDFGLKVDGKVGGETQRKLVSKTKYDPKPNQAATQKPKANNQEASPAPSTGNNQKTSKPHGYSDNDLKIMANAVYGEARGEPYVGQVAVAAVILNRVKNASFPNTPSGVIFEPRAFTAVADGQIWLTPNENARKAVQDALNGTDPSGGCIYYFNPDTATSGWIWTRPQVKKIGKHIFCN; translated from the coding sequence ATGGTCCAACGTTTCAGACTTTATATCCTCGCCACCATTTCGATTGTTGTCGCTTTAGCCTTTCTTTTCATGAATTCTTGGATGCTAAATGGTCAGGAGACCTTTAGTGGAAGAGTATTAACACGAGGGTCTTCCGGCCAAGATGTGGTGGAGCTCCAGGAGCGATTGAAGTATATAGGCTATCTTAAAGATACGACAGATGGAAAGTTTGGTTGGAATACGTATTGGGCGGTAAGGAAGTTTCAAAAAGACTTTGGGTTAAAGGTTGATGGGAAGGTGGGGGGAGAAACACAACGCAAACTTGTCAGTAAGACAAAGTACGATCCTAAGCCTAATCAAGCTGCTACTCAGAAGCCTAAGGCGAATAACCAGGAAGCGTCTCCAGCTCCAAGTACCGGGAACAACCAAAAAACTAGTAAGCCTCATGGATACTCAGACAATGATTTGAAGATTATGGCCAACGCGGTCTATGGTGAAGCTCGTGGTGAACCTTATGTCGGACAAGTTGCTGTAGCGGCTGTTATTTTAAATCGAGTAAAAAATGCTTCCTTTCCTAATACTCCGTCAGGGGTAATTTTCGAACCGAGAGCTTTCACTGCAGTTGCAGATGGACAAATTTGGTTGACTCCTAATGAAAATGCACGTAAAGCTGTTCAGGACGCCTTAAACGGTACGGATCCTAGCGGAGGGTGTATTTATTACTTTAATCCAGATACCGCGACTTCTGGTTGGATCTGGACGAGACCACAAGTGAAGAAAATAGGTAAACACATATTCTGTAATTAA
- the ypeB gene encoding germination protein YpeB, translating into MYTKVAGVMVPVLAVAAIGLGMWGYQENQEKNRVLIKAENQYQRAFHDLTFHMDQLQDELGKTLAVNSRRQIDGTLSNVWRITAEARNEVGQLPLAMLPFSKTEEFLANIGKFSYNAAIRDLDKDPLSEKEYKQLKGYHKQAQEIQGELRRVQDQVLERQLRWMDVETSLAKEEKNLDNTIADGFRTIDKTVDEYSDIEVGPGINSLENQKRFKSENLKGKPITQEEAKQIAMEFVGLKENEAEIKVRKTGKGLEYQAFSVAISKPDQDDGINLDVTTKGGHVIWLLDNTQVQDAKLDLNQAKQKADEFLQKHGYESMEAFVIDEYNNVATLNYVYKQENVRIYPDLVTVQVALDTGNVIGFQSEHYTFSHKDRTLPTPKLTEAQARKEVNPNLKIQEARLAVILDDKNQETLCYEFMGNLGQESYRVFINADNGEEETIEKLDGPER; encoded by the coding sequence ATGTATACGAAAGTAGCGGGTGTAATGGTACCGGTGCTTGCTGTTGCCGCCATTGGCTTAGGAATGTGGGGATACCAAGAGAATCAGGAAAAGAACCGTGTGCTTATTAAGGCGGAAAATCAGTATCAAAGAGCTTTTCATGATCTTACGTTTCATATGGATCAGCTTCAAGATGAGCTAGGAAAAACGCTAGCGGTGAATTCCCGCAGACAGATTGACGGAACTTTAAGTAACGTTTGGAGAATCACGGCGGAAGCGAGGAATGAAGTAGGACAGCTTCCTTTAGCAATGCTTCCCTTCAGTAAAACAGAAGAGTTCTTAGCTAATATTGGGAAGTTCTCCTATAATGCTGCCATCCGCGATTTGGACAAGGACCCCTTATCGGAAAAGGAATATAAGCAGCTAAAAGGTTATCATAAACAAGCTCAAGAGATTCAGGGCGAGCTAAGAAGGGTACAGGATCAAGTTCTTGAAAGACAATTAAGATGGATGGATGTAGAAACCTCCCTTGCAAAAGAAGAAAAAAATCTTGATAATACCATAGCAGACGGGTTCCGTACCATTGATAAGACCGTAGATGAATATTCCGATATAGAAGTAGGGCCGGGAATCAATTCGTTAGAAAATCAAAAGCGTTTCAAATCAGAGAACCTGAAAGGTAAGCCGATCACCCAAGAAGAGGCAAAACAGATTGCGATGGAGTTTGTTGGCTTAAAGGAAAATGAAGCGGAAATTAAGGTGCGAAAGACTGGGAAAGGTCTTGAATATCAAGCCTTTAGCGTTGCTATATCAAAACCTGATCAAGATGACGGCATTAATCTTGATGTTACGACCAAGGGTGGCCATGTCATTTGGCTATTGGATAACACTCAAGTACAAGACGCGAAGCTCGACTTAAATCAGGCAAAGCAGAAAGCGGATGAATTCCTACAAAAGCATGGTTATGAAAGTATGGAGGCTTTTGTAATTGATGAGTATAACAATGTGGCTACACTAAATTATGTATACAAGCAAGAGAACGTGCGGATCTATCCTGACCTAGTCACCGTACAAGTAGCTCTAGATACTGGCAATGTAATTGGATTCCAATCCGAACACTATACTTTCAGTCATAAAGATCGTACATTACCGACGCCAAAGTTAACAGAAGCACAAGCAAGAAAAGAGGTTAATCCAAATTTAAAAATTCAAGAAGCTAGGTTAGCGGTCATACTCGACGATAAGAATCAGGAAACTTTATGCTATGAGTTCATGGGGAACTTAGGGCAAGAGAGTTATAGAGTATTCATTAACGCTGACAATGGGGAAGAGGAAACAATCGAAAAGCTTGATGGTCCAGAAAGATAA
- a CDS encoding flagellar brake protein — translation MIPGISQLLRVSLRTKDTVESQDTYKSRVDNVLDQSLLIEVPLSEKNGKSMAYSAGIEITVFYFGLDGSKYIFPSRVLSRKNEDVPLWEIALPRLEDIERIQRRNYLRIPAMLELSLKSLTRGIQFLARTVDVSGGGVAFTCKKEYRMVQGERFQCWLAIPFRQGMEHAPFIAKVVRIVPPKEDMDHQTIMLMISVIKEPEREKIIRYCFERQLELRKKGVL, via the coding sequence ATGATCCCTGGAATCAGCCAACTACTTAGAGTAAGTTTAAGAACCAAAGATACGGTAGAATCTCAGGACACCTATAAGTCCAGGGTTGATAATGTCTTGGATCAGTCTCTTCTTATTGAGGTGCCTTTAAGTGAAAAGAACGGCAAATCTATGGCCTATTCGGCAGGAATAGAAATTACAGTATTTTATTTTGGCTTAGACGGATCAAAGTATATCTTTCCGAGCAGGGTACTAAGTAGAAAAAATGAAGACGTACCTTTATGGGAAATTGCCCTTCCTCGCCTAGAAGATATTGAGCGAATACAGAGAAGGAATTATCTGCGAATTCCAGCCATGCTTGAGTTATCCTTAAAGTCATTGACACGTGGAATACAATTTTTAGCACGAACGGTAGATGTGAGCGGCGGCGGAGTTGCTTTTACTTGTAAGAAGGAATATAGAATGGTTCAAGGAGAGCGATTTCAGTGTTGGTTAGCTATTCCGTTTCGTCAGGGGATGGAGCATGCCCCTTTTATCGCTAAAGTGGTTCGAATTGTTCCACCTAAGGAAGATATGGATCATCAGACGATCATGTTGATGATTTCTGTTATTAAGGAGCCTGAGCGGGAAAAAATCATTCGCTACTGCTTTGAGAGGCAGCTAGAGTTAAGGAAGAAAGGCGTTCTTTAG
- the cmk gene encoding (d)CMP kinase, translating into MNIAIDGPAGAGKSTVAQLVAKEIGFTYIDTGAMYRALTLMALEESVPLDSEEGLTNLLHAMTIYLKQEPNGQKVFIGEREVTDEIRHPEVTRHVSLVAKHPLVRFKMVEMQRVMAAEQNVVMDGRDIGTHVLPSAQVKVFLTASIEERALRRYKDLQEKGHQADLEQLKHDIARRDKLDSEREAAPLRCAEDAVVLDSSGLTIEQVVEQIVGLYKEKLESRKA; encoded by the coding sequence ATGAACATAGCAATAGATGGACCAGCTGGAGCAGGGAAAAGCACTGTAGCACAGCTAGTAGCTAAGGAAATTGGATTTACATACATCGATACTGGAGCAATGTATCGTGCTCTTACCCTTATGGCACTAGAAGAGAGCGTTCCTCTAGACAGTGAGGAGGGGTTAACTAACCTTCTCCATGCTATGACGATCTATCTCAAGCAGGAACCTAATGGACAAAAGGTTTTTATTGGCGAAAGAGAAGTAACGGATGAGATCAGACATCCTGAAGTGACTCGACATGTCTCCCTAGTAGCTAAGCATCCTTTAGTCCGCTTCAAGATGGTGGAGATGCAACGAGTGATGGCAGCAGAGCAGAATGTAGTTATGGATGGTCGAGACATCGGTACCCATGTATTGCCATCAGCTCAAGTCAAGGTGTTCTTAACAGCTTCTATTGAAGAACGGGCTTTAAGACGTTATAAGGATCTTCAGGAGAAGGGGCATCAAGCTGACTTAGAACAGCTCAAGCATGACATTGCCCGTCGTGACAAGTTAGATAGCGAGCGCGAAGCGGCTCCACTTCGTTGTGCTGAAGATGCAGTTGTACTGGATTCTAGTGGCCTTACAATCGAGCAAGTTGTAGAACAGATTGTGGGATTGTACAAGGAAAAGTTAGAATCAAGGAAGGCTTAA
- a CDS encoding 1-acyl-sn-glycerol-3-phosphate acyltransferase: protein MGWYRFFRALFRVFYKVVYRWEIIGLDRIPPQGGVILCSNHISNLDPPFIATPLTRQVLFMAKEELFHVPGVSWLIKQFGAFPVKRGMSDRGALKKALEVLGEGHVLGIFPEGTRSKTGKLGEPYPGAALFALKSNAVVIPVAIIGSWIPFSSMKVVYGHPIDLSAYRDVKLTSVLVSEVSSQFMQEIQKLLDEHVN, encoded by the coding sequence ATGGGATGGTATCGATTCTTCCGAGCTCTCTTCCGAGTCTTCTATAAAGTCGTATACCGTTGGGAGATCATTGGTCTTGACCGCATCCCTCCCCAGGGAGGGGTTATCCTTTGTTCGAACCATATCAGCAACCTTGACCCGCCGTTTATAGCTACTCCCTTAACAAGACAAGTCTTGTTTATGGCTAAAGAAGAGCTTTTTCATGTTCCAGGGGTCTCATGGCTCATTAAACAATTTGGTGCATTTCCAGTGAAGAGAGGGATGAGTGATCGCGGAGCATTGAAGAAGGCGCTGGAGGTGTTGGGAGAGGGACATGTACTTGGGATCTTCCCTGAAGGTACCCGCAGTAAAACAGGCAAGCTAGGAGAGCCTTATCCAGGGGCAGCACTATTTGCTTTGAAGTCGAATGCGGTTGTCATCCCTGTTGCCATCATCGGATCATGGATACCCTTCTCGAGCATGAAGGTCGTTTATGGTCACCCTATAGATCTTTCGGCGTATCGGGACGTGAAGCTAACCTCCGTTTTGGTTAGTGAAGTAAGCAGTCAGTTTATGCAAGAGATACAGAAGCTTCTTGACGAACATGTAAATTAA
- the rpsA gene encoding 30S ribosomal protein S1: MAEEMQNAEVRAIQVGETVQGKVTKVDAKQALVDIGYKTEAILPISEVSSLHIEKVADVLSEGDELTLQVTKINEEKDEVIVSKKAVDAVQAWDELEQKFQSGTIFESQVADVVKGGLVVDVGVRGFIPASHVERHFVEDFSDYKGRTLSLKVIELDREKNKVILSHRAVLEDEVNTAKKRIYDDLQVGAVIEGTVQRLTDFGAFVDVGGVDGLVHISELAWERVDKPSDVVNEGDKVKVKVLKVDKDGERISLSMKEAQPGPWQQASQQLKAGSVVTGTVKRLVSFGAFVEVAPGVEGLVHISQISNRHIGNPGEVLEQGQQVQVKILDLNLEEQRISLSIREVEEETEAKVVKKELANYEADQGGMGVTIADRLGDLAKKLKS; the protein is encoded by the coding sequence ATGGCTGAAGAAATGCAAAATGCGGAAGTAAGAGCGATTCAAGTAGGGGAAACTGTTCAAGGTAAAGTAACGAAAGTTGATGCAAAGCAAGCGTTGGTTGACATTGGTTACAAAACAGAAGCCATTCTCCCTATCAGTGAAGTATCCAGCCTGCACATTGAGAAGGTGGCAGACGTTCTATCGGAGGGTGATGAACTAACTCTTCAAGTCACGAAGATTAATGAAGAGAAAGACGAAGTCATCGTATCCAAGAAAGCCGTAGATGCCGTCCAGGCGTGGGATGAGCTTGAACAGAAGTTCCAGTCAGGAACCATTTTTGAATCCCAAGTTGCAGATGTAGTTAAAGGTGGTCTCGTAGTTGATGTAGGTGTACGCGGCTTTATCCCTGCCTCTCATGTAGAGCGCCACTTCGTTGAAGATTTTTCCGACTATAAGGGACGCACGCTAAGCCTCAAGGTTATTGAACTTGATCGTGAGAAGAATAAAGTGATTCTTTCTCATCGAGCTGTTCTTGAAGATGAAGTGAATACAGCTAAGAAAAGAATTTATGACGATCTTCAAGTCGGTGCTGTCATTGAGGGAACCGTGCAACGTTTAACTGATTTTGGTGCGTTCGTCGATGTTGGTGGAGTTGATGGATTAGTTCATATCTCCGAGTTGGCATGGGAGAGAGTTGACAAGCCATCCGACGTGGTGAATGAAGGCGATAAAGTAAAGGTTAAAGTGTTAAAAGTTGACAAGGATGGTGAACGCATTAGCTTGAGCATGAAAGAAGCTCAACCTGGACCATGGCAGCAGGCTAGTCAGCAGCTTAAGGCTGGCAGTGTGGTCACAGGAACGGTTAAGCGTCTAGTTAGCTTTGGTGCATTTGTTGAAGTGGCTCCTGGTGTTGAAGGCCTTGTTCATATCTCTCAGATCTCCAACCGACATATCGGAAACCCTGGAGAGGTTTTAGAGCAAGGACAGCAAGTACAGGTTAAGATCCTGGACTTGAACCTAGAAGAGCAAAGAATCAGCTTATCTATTCGTGAAGTGGAAGAAGAAACCGAAGCGAAGGTAGTGAAAAAAGAGTTAGCTAACTATGAAGCCGATCAAGGCGGAATGGGTGTAACGATAGCGGATCGCCTTGGAGACTTAGCGAAGAAATTAAAATCATAG
- the fni gene encoding type 2 isopentenyl-diphosphate Delta-isomerase, whose translation MQRTSRKNDHIKYAIQTGQSGHHGFADVKFVHNCIPQTSVSDISMDTTFGGLQLSSPIVINAMTGGASETFEINRKLARLAKVSNLAMAVGSQMAAIKDPSVRDSYTIVREENPDGIILANLGAEATPDQALEAIEMIAADGLQIHLNIMQELIMPEGDRDFRGVLTRIEKIVRAVNCPVIVKEVGFGMSQESISTLSHTGISAIDIGGAGGTNFARIENARRSIPLDMLNDWGLTTVQSLLEASSSVIENRIDIMATGGIQNGLDVAKSLALGASTVGMAGRFLHFVTQYSEEEAILAVDHLHEQLRLVMAAVGVKETKQLASCPLVISGESYHWAQMRGIDCHVFSRRKKSGEP comes from the coding sequence ATGCAGAGGACATCGCGTAAGAATGATCACATTAAGTATGCTATACAAACAGGTCAAAGCGGTCATCACGGTTTTGCAGACGTGAAGTTTGTCCATAACTGCATTCCTCAAACCTCTGTTTCTGACATATCAATGGATACCACCTTCGGCGGACTTCAATTAAGTTCGCCGATTGTTATTAATGCGATGACTGGAGGAGCGAGTGAGACTTTCGAGATAAATCGCAAACTCGCCAGACTTGCGAAGGTTTCTAATCTCGCTATGGCTGTCGGATCTCAGATGGCCGCTATTAAGGATCCATCGGTGAGAGATTCCTATACCATTGTTCGTGAGGAGAATCCAGATGGAATTATACTGGCCAACTTAGGTGCTGAAGCGACTCCAGATCAGGCTCTTGAGGCCATTGAGATGATTGCCGCTGATGGATTACAAATCCACCTCAACATTATGCAAGAGTTGATCATGCCCGAGGGGGATCGTGATTTTCGAGGGGTTCTTACAAGGATAGAAAAGATTGTTAGAGCTGTAAACTGTCCTGTTATTGTTAAGGAAGTGGGCTTTGGGATGTCTCAAGAGTCTATCTCCACCTTATCGCATACTGGAATCTCGGCTATTGATATTGGTGGAGCAGGTGGGACGAATTTTGCCCGAATTGAGAACGCGCGTCGCTCTATTCCATTAGATATGTTGAATGACTGGGGACTGACGACTGTACAGAGCTTATTAGAAGCTTCATCGTCTGTAATAGAAAACCGAATCGATATTATGGCAACAGGCGGCATTCAGAATGGTCTGGATGTTGCTAAGTCATTAGCCTTAGGAGCATCCACAGTAGGAATGGCAGGCCGTTTCCTCCACTTCGTTACCCAATATTCTGAGGAAGAGGCCATTCTTGCTGTAGATCATCTACATGAACAACTACGCCTAGTCATGGCGGCCGTTGGTGTAAAAGAAACAAAGCAATTAGCAAGTTGTCCATTAGTTATCTCTGGAGAGTCCTATCATTGGGCCCAGATGAGAGGTATAGATTGTCATGTGTTTAGCAGAAGAAAGAAGAGCGGCGAACCCTAA
- a CDS encoding YfkD family protein, translating to MAKKSFRPLMALLLIIPLLLGQQGVGGAVGKLKIPDTVKDISRQNTYPNPSMDPEYVQPSATTVELFKTTNYEIENPNLIRLLNETTIHPSKLAIGFRANIYLGNWALNYESKETSVNWEYKQANMNKLDNRGGRETSELTYEQNEEFTAVGGLTTQVLAEEDVRKLMIAEAKQNTGLNLAFQSTVGKGTKQDTIMRVPVKKIGYLQAFVPAASEKGNITYGEVYLNIQGSEKKLIIKNVTHKGVGAWIPIQDKLTFKYLLSDHPKVNQD from the coding sequence ATGGCTAAGAAGTCTTTTCGTCCCCTTATGGCACTTCTCCTCATCATCCCCTTGCTGTTAGGGCAACAAGGAGTTGGAGGGGCTGTAGGTAAATTAAAAATTCCGGATACGGTTAAAGATATCTCAAGACAAAATACGTATCCTAATCCAAGTATGGATCCTGAGTATGTACAGCCTAGTGCAACAACGGTTGAGCTTTTTAAGACAACTAATTATGAAATCGAGAACCCTAACCTCATAAGGCTTCTCAACGAAACGACGATACACCCATCTAAACTTGCTATTGGTTTTCGTGCAAACATTTATTTGGGAAACTGGGCCTTGAATTATGAATCCAAGGAAACATCAGTAAACTGGGAATATAAACAAGCAAATATGAACAAGCTGGATAATCGGGGGGGACGTGAAACGTCCGAACTGACCTACGAGCAAAATGAAGAATTTACGGCTGTAGGGGGACTAACTACCCAGGTTCTAGCAGAAGAAGATGTAAGAAAACTGATGATTGCTGAGGCAAAACAAAATACAGGATTAAATTTAGCATTCCAGAGTACCGTGGGAAAAGGAACGAAGCAAGATACGATTATGAGAGTTCCAGTAAAAAAGATTGGTTATCTACAAGCTTTTGTACCAGCTGCGAGTGAAAAAGGGAATATCACATACGGAGAAGTCTACTTAAACATACAAGGAAGCGAAAAAAAGCTGATTATTAAGAATGTAACGCATAAAGGAGTAGGGGCATGGATTCCGATTCAAGACAAGCTAACCT